The Synechococcales cyanobacterium T60_A2020_003 genome contains the following window.
TAAAGCATGGACAGCGTGCTGAGGCTAACGGCATCTATACCCCGTTTCAAAATCTGGGCTCAGCTTTGGGTCGAGGGATTCTGGGTACCGTTTTAATTAGCATTGCGTCTACTCGAATGGTCGATAAGGCGATCGCCGAACTAGGGCGGTCGGTCACGGTCACTCAGCGATCGGGAGCAATTACAATGCTACAGCGGGTGCTACAAACCTATAACCGCCAAGAACGGGGAGAGTTTTTTCGAGGACTTCCGGAAAATATCCAACCGCATTTGGACGCCATTATCGATAGTTCGGCGATTGAGGCGATGCAGGTCGCAGTACTTCTGGCGATCGGATTTAGCATCGTCTGCCTAGTCATTGCCCTGTGGGTGCCTCGTCGAAATCCGGCTCAGCAATAGCTCAATCCCTTAATGCTTCCATTGATTCTTCGGTACAGCCTTCGTTCCGCAAGGGAACCGCTTCCTCCTTGGAGTCTATTAGCGGTTTCACAGTATAAAGTTAATTCGCATTTGTGCATTCAACCGATAGCAGCATTGGTAGGATACACAGCAGATAACCTGAGCGAACCCGGTTTAGAATCCGAATTTCTCAAGGCCGAGGGGATGGGGCGATCGCATTTTAGTATTAACAATCCTTATTAACTCAGTATGGATACATCAGACATAAACAGAATATGGGAGAACATTGGAGGGGCATTCTGGTTTAACCAGGAAGCCTTTCAAAACGCAGCCTCTTCTCCCCATAGCGTACGGGACACCTTGATCGTCGTTCTCATTGCAGGATTGTCCCTTGCGGTTGGCCAAAGCATTATTTTGTTCATCAATCAGGTTAAGCCTCTACGCTTCGTTTTTAGCCTACTGATTAGCGCATTTTTATTCGCGTTTGGCTTTTTGTTTCTGGTCTTTAGCACCTGGCTAATTACGCTACTCCCTTGGTCTACCACGGCTTCACTGCCGTCCTTAACCGCTGTCTTAGGGTTAAGCTATGTGCCCCTGCTATTTAGCTTTTTGGGGGCATTTCCCTACTTGGGGATGCCGATCCTCAACATTTTGTCGATCTGGAACTTGTTGCTCATGGTGTTCGGGTTCTCCACATTGACTGGAGTATCCATTCTCAACGCCTTTGGGTACGTCGTCTTTGGATGGATCGTTCTCCAGCTCTTGCAACAAACGATAGGTCAACCCATCGCCAAACTAGGACAACGTCTTGCGAATACTGTTGCGGGCGTAGATTTAGAAACGACTCGCCGAGGGATTACCAACATTGTGAATGAACGGGCGCAAGCGTCCTCAACGGTGTGGAAGGAAGAATTGCAGGATCGGATGCAGGAACTCCGCAGTGGGAATCTTTCGGAGGCCATTCTGGGGGATGGCGTATTGGGAAACCCTGAGACTGCGGGCGATCGCCCACCTACACCCCTAGAATCAGTTGCGACTGCCGCCAGTGCCACCATCCAAACCACAGACTTTGCCCGTGAGGCAGAACGGGGAGTAAATACCACGCTAAAAACCATCCTGGGACTCCTAGGCATGGCCGTGCTGACCTGCATTGTTGTGATTGCCCTTCGGCCAGTGCGAGAGGCTTTCTTTGGCTGGGTGAATAGCTTACCCGCTTTGATACGACTCATTTTTGGCCTGACATGGGTTGGAGTGATTGCCGTCGTTGTGGCTGGGTTACTAGCACCGCTGGAAACTCTTGGCTGGTGGGCAGGCTGGTACGAGGACGAAGTAGACACCACCATCAACGCGGGAGAACTGGCAGAACCCGTCTCAGATGCCTCTGGTATTTCTCGTTTTATCGTCTATTTGGACGGGATTGGCATCTCGTCGTTTGAGTATTTGCCGGATATTGAGGAGTTTTTGGATACCCTTGCCCCGGCATTACCCGACGATATGGCCTTGTTGCGAGGGATTATTCCCTACTCTGTGTTGAACAGTCCTCTCGATGAGGATCGACCGCTATCGTTTCTATGGCGTGCGGCAGATAAAGCTCGATTTGCCAATCCCATGGCGCTGCTTGGACTTTTGGTCAACATCCGCAATGTCATGATTGTGGCGGTGTCGGCAGATAAGCGCTATGGCCCACTGTACAACCAGGGGATTGCCCAGGTCGTCTATAACGGCTTACTGAAAAATGGCTATCAACCCGCTAGCGGCACACCGATCACGCTCATTGGCTACAGTGGCGGTGGTCAGATGTCCTGTGCCTGCGCGCCTTTTCTGAAACGGGCATTGAGTGCGCCGATTGACGTGATCTCTCTGGGAGGCGTGATCAGCGCGAACTGCAACCTCCTAAAGCTAGAGCATCTTTATCATCTGGTCGGTGAGAAAGATAGTGTTGAGCGAATTGGCCCCGTGATGTTTCCTGGTCGTTGGAAACTGTTTTTTCTGTCGTTTTGGAATCGCGCGAAACGACGGGGAGAGATTTCGTTTATAAATATGGGGCCTGTAGGACACCAAGTTCCTGGCGGCATTCTGGATCCCAACGTGATCTTAGCCGATGGGCGGAGTTCGTTGCAGCAAACCATTGAAACGATCACGGGCATTCTCAAAGGTGAGATTTTGCCAGAAGTGGATTTGAGTGCAGTGAAGACCAGTAACTACTCTCTCTACAGGCAGGCTGCCTTTAATCAGTACAGTTCCTATCCGATTCAACACACTGTTGATTCCACCTGGTATCAGCCAATTGGGGAATGGATGGGACGCTTGATTTTACCTGCTAAAGAGGAGCGATCGCGCATTAAAGGAACTCTCTTTGAAGTCCACCATACTCCTCCTGCGTATCAACATTTAGTTGGACAAGTCGTAGATCTCACTTGGGTCAATGAACCGAGGGTCAACAAGATGATAGCTGCGGTGACCCACGATGTCCACTTCAGCGTTGATGCGGAGTATAGTAGCAAATACGGGGGATCGATTCTTCCCGATCGCCTCAACCATTGGCTACAGGTGAATCCGCTGGAGTCGTTGGCGGGTTCCCATCCCATTGATGATTTGATCGTCATGCTGGATGGAGAGGTCTATGTTGAACCTCAAGGAAATTCTGAATCTGCCGTTTTACGGATTCGACGGACGCCCGTAGAGATTACAGGACGCTACTATGCGTTGGTGCAAATTCAGGGTGCAACGGGGACGGACGACCGTTTCCAGGTCATCCACTTCAACCGAGCGACACGCCAGTTTGATGGCCTAGCCGAAGAGATGCGGTTTCCCCAAGTGGTGTTTGCCGAAGCCTATGGCAGTTATCCTTCAACAATGGCGGATATTGAGCGATCGCCCCTCAATGAAACGGGATGGTATGTCTATGGGGCAAAGGATACCGAGGGAGTCTTTGTGGTGCAGTCTATTGGGCCACGAGCGCTGTTTCAACTGCGTCCCGATCAGGTTGTCTTTGGGGAAAAGGCAGGCTACCGCTATATTCGCAAAGAGGCATGGGCGAATATTGCAGCGCAAAAAGGGAAAATTTCTTCCGTTCTGTGCAGTCCCAAAGAGAATGGACGATCGTCTGCGATTCAGGATGCGATTGACGAGTGGAAAGAGAGCGATCGCGCTTTACTTGTTCACGTCTACGGTGGCATTGGTGGCAACAAGAAAGAGCCAGCGGCAGCTACCCCTATTTTCTTTGGTCACTTTGCCTATGGACTCGCGAGAGTGATTCGCGACCCGCTAGCCGATGAACTCCGCTTTGACTTGCAGTACTACCAGGTCTATACCCAAAATACGGACGGCTTAACCTCCGGCATTCTTCACTGGTCGCGCTATCTGGGCGATCGCCAGTTTGGGTGGCTGGGAACTCGTCCGACCTGTGATTTGCTCATTAAGCTCGATCCCTTTACCAATGATTTTGACTTTGATGGCCTAAAACGTTCCGCTCTGACGCGGATGCTGATTCAGCTAGAGGTAATGGCGGCACGTTATCGCATTGGGGATGGCACAGGTGGAACCTACGTAGGGCCTGCGAATAATTGTTCCCAAGATTCAAATCAAGCGCTCTTTGCCAGTATTCAACAAACTATTGAAAGCATGAAAGCTAACGATGAATTGCTGATCGATTGGGCAAACCGGAATCCTGATCAGGCAGACCGTTTGAAGGATTTAACCCAGCTAGGGAAAGACCTCAAGCTAGAGTTACAGCCCTTTGGTAAGCCCCGCGCTGATTGGGAGAAAAACGAGTACAACTTGGGTAGCACCATTGAGGATCAACCGATTCGCAATTTGGTGATAGGGCTAAGCAGTTGGCGGACGCTGTTACCTCGGAAGGCCAGCGATATGGTGGTCAAGGTCTTCCTCGATTATGGGGCAACGGTTTGGGTACTGCGGACGAATCAGGTTGGTGGCTATGATCCCGACATTGAACCGATCGCACCAATGACCTTGTAGAAAACCTCTAGCCACTACGAGAGACGCACAATCACTTGTTCCTCCATCAGCGTTCGGGCTGTCAGGAGATCCTCTACGGTGACCCGCAAAAAGCGATCGCCATCGACTTGAAACAACAGCTTAATGCGATCGCTCCCCGGATATCCCGGTGGATCAAGAGTTGCTAAGGTTCGGGCACTGTCGGTGTCGTTGAGGGGCTGCACTTGAGTCTGTTCCGTAGATAGAGTCCGGGTTACGAGGCGATCGCCATCAAAATAGACTTCGGTAGCGGTGGTTCCCTCTGCACCCAGTTCCCCAATCACCACTTCAATCCGGGGCTGATTATCCATCGATGCGCCCAAAACGAGTTCTACCGCCTCTGGGGTGGGATAGGGTTGTCCCTCTTTGATCAGCGGATGCCAGCCGTGACGATTATTGCGCCGATCCCAATAGCGGATACCGTAGCTGTGATAGAGAAAGTCTTTGATCTCAAATCCTTG
Protein-coding sequences here:
- a CDS encoding CAAX protease codes for the protein MDTSDINRIWENIGGAFWFNQEAFQNAASSPHSVRDTLIVVLIAGLSLAVGQSIILFINQVKPLRFVFSLLISAFLFAFGFLFLVFSTWLITLLPWSTTASLPSLTAVLGLSYVPLLFSFLGAFPYLGMPILNILSIWNLLLMVFGFSTLTGVSILNAFGYVVFGWIVLQLLQQTIGQPIAKLGQRLANTVAGVDLETTRRGITNIVNERAQASSTVWKEELQDRMQELRSGNLSEAILGDGVLGNPETAGDRPPTPLESVATAASATIQTTDFAREAERGVNTTLKTILGLLGMAVLTCIVVIALRPVREAFFGWVNSLPALIRLIFGLTWVGVIAVVVAGLLAPLETLGWWAGWYEDEVDTTINAGELAEPVSDASGISRFIVYLDGIGISSFEYLPDIEEFLDTLAPALPDDMALLRGIIPYSVLNSPLDEDRPLSFLWRAADKARFANPMALLGLLVNIRNVMIVAVSADKRYGPLYNQGIAQVVYNGLLKNGYQPASGTPITLIGYSGGGQMSCACAPFLKRALSAPIDVISLGGVISANCNLLKLEHLYHLVGEKDSVERIGPVMFPGRWKLFFLSFWNRAKRRGEISFINMGPVGHQVPGGILDPNVILADGRSSLQQTIETITGILKGEILPEVDLSAVKTSNYSLYRQAAFNQYSSYPIQHTVDSTWYQPIGEWMGRLILPAKEERSRIKGTLFEVHHTPPAYQHLVGQVVDLTWVNEPRVNKMIAAVTHDVHFSVDAEYSSKYGGSILPDRLNHWLQVNPLESLAGSHPIDDLIVMLDGEVYVEPQGNSESAVLRIRRTPVEITGRYYALVQIQGATGTDDRFQVIHFNRATRQFDGLAEEMRFPQVVFAEAYGSYPSTMADIERSPLNETGWYVYGAKDTEGVFVVQSIGPRALFQLRPDQVVFGEKAGYRYIRKEAWANIAAQKGKISSVLCSPKENGRSSAIQDAIDEWKESDRALLVHVYGGIGGNKKEPAAATPIFFGHFAYGLARVIRDPLADELRFDLQYYQVYTQNTDGLTSGILHWSRYLGDRQFGWLGTRPTCDLLIKLDPFTNDFDFDGLKRSALTRMLIQLEVMAARYRIGDGTGGTYVGPANNCSQDSNQALFASIQQTIESMKANDELLIDWANRNPDQADRLKDLTQLGKDLKLELQPFGKPRADWEKNEYNLGSTIEDQPIRNLVIGLSSWRTLLPRKASDMVVKVFLDYGATVWVLRTNQVGGYDPDIEPIAPMTL